A window of the Oncorhynchus keta strain PuntledgeMale-10-30-2019 chromosome 21, Oket_V2, whole genome shotgun sequence genome harbors these coding sequences:
- the LOC118377339 gene encoding uncharacterized protein LOC118377339 isoform X6, which yields MTEDNDSSTMKILDIDDNMYVKPRTRHGFQYSVHFQWWKRSFGVAALCLGLLCILLLAGIIGMCVNYTGQHSRDERDQLQTSNNNLIKERDQLQTSYNNLTKERDQLQTSYNNLTKERDQLQTSYNNLTKERDQLQTSYNNLIKERDQHQRETEKLKIKGNVALNGVATQSSLYKNRNAYDAIDGKRNTHYESCTHTLKDRNPWWRVDLLNVYRITDVTLTNRGDCCPERLDGAEIRIGNSLENNGINNSRCAVISHIPAGESHTFQCNEMEGRYVVVVIPGRSEWLTLCELEVHGTPAGNVALNGPVGNVALNGVATQSSLYENRNAYDAIDGKRNTHYESCTHTLKDRNPWWRVDLLNVYRITDVTLTNRGDCCPERLDGAEIRIGNSLENNGINNSRCAVISHIPAGESHTFQCNEMEGRYVVVVIPGRSEWLTLCELEVHGTPAGNVALNGPVGNVALNGVATQSSLYENRNAYDAIDGKRNTHYESCTHTLKDRNPWWRVDLLNVYRITDVTLTNRGDCCPERLDGAEIRIGNSLENNGINNSRCAVISHIPAGESHTFQCNEMEGRYVVVVIPGRSEWLTLCELEVHGTPAGRPCPEGWQTSGSSCYYTTTVIKTWEESRKDCNERGAHLVIINSREEQTFINGLYGPGNETWIGLTNVDTEGTWKWVDDTPLTTAYWKTGKPSSSLGADQDCVAFFHHSSDPGEWNNEECHKSTNWICEIF from the exons ATG ACAGAAGACAATGACTCCAGCACAATGAAAATCTTGGATATTGATGACAACATGTATGTCAAGCCCAGAACAAGACATGGCTTTCAATATTCAG TGCATTTTCAGTGGTGGAAGAGATCATTCGGAGTTGCTGCGTTGTGTCTTGGATTGCTGTGTATTCTCCTACTGGCTGGGATCATAGGCATGTGTGTCAACT ACACTGGTCAGCATTCCCGTGATGAAAGAGACCAGCTACAAACCAGTAATAACAACCTgattaaagagagagaccagctacagaccagttataacaacctgactaaagagagagaccagctacagaccagttataacaacctgactaaagagagagaccagctacagaccagttataacaacctgactaaagagagagaccagctacagaccagttataaTAACCTGATTAAAGAAAGAGACCAGCAtcagagggagacagaaaagcTGAAAATCAAAG GAAATGTGGCGTTGAATGGAGTGGCCACTCAGTCATCACTGTATAAAAATCGCAACGCTTACGATGCCATCGATGGGAAAAGAAACACACACTATGAATCCTGCACCCACACTCTGAAAGACAGAAACCCGTGGTGGAGAGTGGACCTGCTGAATGTGTACAGAATAACAGATGTCACCCTCACCAACAGAGGAGACTGCTGTCCTGAGAGGCTTGATGGTGCTGAGATCCGCATCGGTAACTCATTGGAGAACAACGGCATCAACAACTCCAG ATGTGCCGTCATCTCCCACATCCCAGCAGGAGAGTCCCACACCTTTCAGTGCAATGAGATGGAGGGTCGCTACGTTGTTGTGGTCATCCCTGGCAGGTCGGAATGGCTCACTCTGTGTGAGTTGGAAGTTCATGGTACTCCTGCAG GAAATGTGGCGTTGAATGGACCTGTAGGAAATGTGGCGTTGAATGGAGTGGCCACTCAGTCATCACTGTATGAAAATCGCAACGCTTACGATGCCATCGATGGGAAAAGAAACACACACTATGAATCCTGCACCCACACTCTGAAAGACAGAAACCCGTGGTGGAGAGTGGACCTGCTGAATGTGTACAGAATAACAGATGTCACCCTCACCAACAGAGGAGACTGCTGTCCTGAGAGGCTTGATGGCGCTGAGATCCGCATCGGTAACTCATTGGAGAACAACGGCATCAACAACTCCAG ATGTGCCGTCATCTCCCACATCCCAGCAGGAGAGTCCCACACCTTTCAGTGCAATGAGATGGAGGGTCGCTACGTTGTTGTGGTCATCCCTGGCAGGTCGGAATGGCTCACTCTGTGTGAGTTGGAAGTTCATGGTACTCCTGCAG GAAATGTGGCGTTGAATGGACCTGTAGGAAATGTGGCGTTGAATGGAGTGGCCACTCAGTCATCACTGTATGAAAATCGCAACGCTTACGATGCCATCGATGGGAAAAGAAACACACACTATGAATCCTGCACCCACACTCTGAAAGACAGAAACCCGTGGTGGAGAGTGGACCTGCTGAATGTGTACAGAATAACAGATGTCACCCTCACCAACAGAGGAGACTGCTGTCCTGAGAGGCTTGATGGCGCTGAGATCCGCATCGGTAACTCATTGGAGAACAACGGCATCAACAACTCCAG ATGTGCCGTCATCTCCCACATCCCAGCAGGAGAGTCCCACACCTTCCAGTGCAATGAGATGGAGGGTCGCTACGTTGTTGTGGTTATCCCTGGCAGGTCGGAATGGCTCACTCTGTGTGAGTTGGAAGTTCATGGTACTCCTGCAG GGAGACCCTGTCCTGAAGGATGGCAGACATCTGGCTCTAGCTGTTACTACACCACCACCGTGATTAAAACCTGGGAGGAGAGCAGAAAGGACTGCAACGAGAGAGGAGCACACTTGGTGATCATAAACAGCAGAgaggaacag ACATTTATCAATGGATTATACGGACCGGGGAATGAGACCTGGATCGGTCTGACGAACGTTGACACTGAGGGAACCTGGAAATGGGTGGACGACACACCACTGACCACAGC GTATTGGAAGACTGGAAAGCCCAGCAGCTCTTTAGGGGCCGACCAGGACTGTGTggcgtttttccaccattcatcaGACCCAGGGGAGTGGAACAACGAGGAATGTCACAAGTCAACCAACTGGATCTGTGAGATATTTTAA
- the LOC118377339 gene encoding uncharacterized protein LOC118377339 isoform X12, which produces MTEDNDSSTMKILDIDDNMYVKPRTRHGFQYSVHFQWWKRSFGVAALCLGLLCILLLAGIIGMCVNYTGQHSRDERDQLQTSNNNLIKERDQLQTSYNNLTKERDQLQTSYNNLTKERDQLQTSYNNLTKERDQLQTSYNNLIKERDQHQRETEKLKIKGNVALNGVATQSSLYKNRNAYDAIDGKRNTHYESCTHTLKDRNPWWRVDLLNVYRITDVTLTNRGDCCPERLDGAEIRIGNSLENNGINNSRCAVISHIPAGESHTFQCNEMEGRYVVVVIPGRSEWLTLCELEVHGTPAGNVALNGPVGNVALNGVATQSSLYENRNAYDAIDGKRNTHYESCTHTLKDRNPWWRVDLLNVYRITDVTLTNRGDCCPERLDGAEIRIGNSLENNGINNSRCAVISHIPAGESHTFQCNEMEGRYVVVVIPGRSEWLTLCELEVHGTPAGNVALNGPVGNVALNGVATQSSLYENRNAYDAIDGKRNTHYESCTHTLKDRNPWWRVDLLNVYRITDVTLTNRGDCCPERLDGAEIRIGNSLENNGINNSRCAVISHIPAGESHTFQCNEMEGRYVVVVIPGRSEWLTLCELEVHGTPAGRPCPEGWQTSGSSCYYTTTVIKTWEESRKDCNERGAHLVIINSREEQTFINGLYGPGNETWIGLTNVDTEGTWKWVDDTPLTTAYWKTGKPSSSLGADQDCVAFFHHSSDPGEWNNEECHKSTNWICEIF; this is translated from the exons ATG ACAGAAGACAATGACTCCAGCACAATGAAAATCTTGGATATTGATGACAACATGTATGTCAAGCCCAGAACAAGACATGGCTTTCAATATTCAG TGCATTTTCAGTGGTGGAAGAGATCATTCGGAGTTGCTGCGTTGTGTCTTGGATTGCTGTGTATTCTCCTACTGGCTGGGATCATAGGCATGTGTGTCAACT ACACTGGTCAGCATTCCCGTGATGAAAGAGACCAGCTACAAACCAGTAATAACAACCTgattaaagagagagaccagctacagaccagttataacaacctgactaaagagagagaccagctacagaccagttataacaacctgactaaagagagagaccagctacagaccagttataacaacctgactaaagagagagaccagctacagaccagttataaTAACCTGATTAAAGAAAGAGACCAGCAtcagagggagacagaaaagcTGAAAATCAAAG GAAATGTGGCGTTGAATGGAGTGGCCACTCAGTCATCACTGTATAAAAATCGCAACGCTTACGATGCCATCGATGGGAAAAGAAACACACACTATGAATCCTGCACCCACACTCTGAAAGACAGAAACCCGTGGTGGAGAGTGGACCTGCTGAATGTGTACAGAATAACAGATGTCACCCTCACCAACAGAGGAGACTGCTGTCCTGAGAGGCTTGATGGTGCTGAGATCCGCATCGGTAACTCATTGGAGAACAACGGCATCAACAACTCCAG ATGTGCCGTCATCTCCCACATCCCAGCAGGAGAGTCCCACACCTTTCAGTGCAATGAGATGGAGGGTCGCTACGTTGTTGTGGTCATCCCTGGCAGGTCGGAATGGCTCACTCTGTGTGAGTTGGAAGTTCATGGTACTCCTGCAG GAAATGTGGCGTTGAATGGACCTGTAGGAAATGTGGCGTTGAATGGAGTGGCCACTCAGTCATCACTGTATGAAAATCGCAACGCTTACGATGCCATCGATGGGAAAAGAAACACACACTATGAATCCTGCACCCACACTCTGAAAGACAGAAACCCGTGGTGGAGAGTGGACCTGCTGAATGTGTACAGAATAACAGATGTCACCCTCACCAACAGAGGAGACTGCTGTCCTGAGAGGCTTGATGGCGCTGAGATCCGCATCGGTAACTCATTGGAGAACAACGGCATCAACAACTCCAG ATGTGCCGTCATCTCCCACATCCCAGCAGGAGAGTCCCACACCTTTCAGTGCAATGAGATGGAGGGTCGCTACGTTGTTGTGGTCATCCCTGGCAGGTCGGAATGGCTCACTCTGTGTGAGTTGGAAGTTCATGGTACTCCTGCAG GAAATGTGGCGTTGAATGGACCTGTAGGAAATGTGGCGTTGAATGGAGTGGCCACTCAGTCATCACTGTATGAAAATCGCAACGCTTACGATGCCATCGATGGGAAAAGAAACACACACTATGAATCCTGCACCCACACTCTGAAAGACAGAAACCCGTGGTGGAGAGTGGACCTGCTGAATGTGTACAGAATAACAGATGTCACCCTCACCAACAGAGGAGACTGCTGTCCTGAGAGGCTTGATGGCGCTGAGATCCGCATCGGTAACTCATTGGAGAACAACGGCATCAACAACTCCAG ATGTGCCGTCATCTCCCACATCCCAGCAGGAGAGTCCCACACCTTCCAGTGCAATGAGATGGAGGGTCGCTACGTTGTTGTGGTCATCCCTGGCAG GTCGGAATGGCTCACTCTGTGTGAGTTGGAAGTTCATGGTACTCCTGCAG GGAGACCCTGTCCTGAAGGATGGCAGACATCTGGCTCTAGCTGTTACTACACCACCACCGTGATTAAAACCTGGGAGGAGAGCAGAAAGGACTGCAACGAGAGAGGAGCACACTTGGTGATCATAAACAGCAGAgaggaacag ACATTTATCAATGGATTATACGGACCGGGGAATGAGACCTGGATCGGTCTGACGAACGTTGACACTGAGGGAACCTGGAAATGGGTGGACGACACACCACTGACCACAGC GTATTGGAAGACTGGAAAGCCCAGCAGCTCTTTAGGGGCCGACCAGGACTGTGTggcgtttttccaccattcatcaGACCCAGGGGAGTGGAACAACGAGGAATGTCACAAGTCAACCAACTGGATCTGTGAGATATTTTAA
- the LOC118377339 gene encoding uncharacterized protein LOC118377339 isoform X4 produces the protein MTEDNDSSTMKILDIDDNMYVKPRTRHGFQYSVHFQWWKRSFGVAALCLGLLCILLLAGIIGMCVNYTGQHSRDERDQLQTSNNNLIKERDQLQTSYNNLTKERDQLQTSYNNLTKERDQLQTSYNNLTKERDQLQTSYNNLIKERDQHQRETEKLKIKGNVALNGVATQSSLYKNRNAYDAIDGKRNTHYESCTHTLKDRNPWWRVDLLNVYRITDVTLTNRGDCCPERLDGAEIRIGNSLENNGINNSRCAVISHIPAGESHTFQCNEMEGRYVVVVIPGRSEWLTLCELEVHGTPAGNVALNGPVGNVALNGVATQSSLYENRNAYDAIDGKRNTHYESCTHTLKDRNPWWRVDLLNVYRITDVTLTNRGDCCPERLDGAEIRIGNSLENNGINNSRCAVISHIPAGESHTFQCNEMEGRYVVVVIPGRSEWLTLCELEVHGTPAGNVALNGVATQSSLYENRNAYDAIDGKRNTHYESCTHTLKDRNPWWRVDLLNVYRITDVTLTNRGDCCPERLDGAEIRIGNSLENNGINNSRCAVISHIPAGESHTFQCNEMEGRYVVVVIPGRSEWLTLCELEVHGTPAGNVALNGPVGNVALNGVATQSSLYENRNAYDAIDGKRNTHYGSCTHTLKDRNPWWRVDLLNVYRITDVTLTNRGDCCPERLDGAEIRIGNSLENNGINNSRCAVISHIPAGESHTFQCNEMEGRYVVVVIPGRSEWLTLCELEVHGTPAGRPCPEGWQTSGSSCYYTTTVIKTWEESRKDCNERGAHLVIINSREEQTFINGLYGPGNETWIGLTNVDTEGTWKWVDDTPLTTAYWKTGKPSSSLGADQDCVAFFHHSSDPGEWNNEECHKSTNWICEIF, from the exons ATG ACAGAAGACAATGACTCCAGCACAATGAAAATCTTGGATATTGATGACAACATGTATGTCAAGCCCAGAACAAGACATGGCTTTCAATATTCAG TGCATTTTCAGTGGTGGAAGAGATCATTCGGAGTTGCTGCGTTGTGTCTTGGATTGCTGTGTATTCTCCTACTGGCTGGGATCATAGGCATGTGTGTCAACT ACACTGGTCAGCATTCCCGTGATGAAAGAGACCAGCTACAAACCAGTAATAACAACCTgattaaagagagagaccagctacagaccagttataacaacctgactaaagagagagaccagctacagaccagttataacaacctgactaaagagagagaccagctacagaccagttataacaacctgactaaagagagagaccagctacagaccagttataaTAACCTGATTAAAGAAAGAGACCAGCAtcagagggagacagaaaagcTGAAAATCAAAG GAAATGTGGCGTTGAATGGAGTGGCCACTCAGTCATCACTGTATAAAAATCGCAACGCTTACGATGCCATCGATGGGAAAAGAAACACACACTATGAATCCTGCACCCACACTCTGAAAGACAGAAACCCGTGGTGGAGAGTGGACCTGCTGAATGTGTACAGAATAACAGATGTCACCCTCACCAACAGAGGAGACTGCTGTCCTGAGAGGCTTGATGGTGCTGAGATCCGCATCGGTAACTCATTGGAGAACAACGGCATCAACAACTCCAG ATGTGCCGTCATCTCCCACATCCCAGCAGGAGAGTCCCACACCTTTCAGTGCAATGAGATGGAGGGTCGCTACGTTGTTGTGGTCATCCCTGGCAGGTCGGAATGGCTCACTCTGTGTGAGTTGGAAGTTCATGGTACTCCTGCAG GAAATGTGGCGTTGAATGGACCTGTAGGAAATGTGGCGTTGAATGGAGTGGCCACTCAGTCATCACTGTATGAAAATCGCAACGCTTACGATGCCATCGATGGGAAAAGAAACACACACTATGAATCCTGCACCCACACTCTGAAAGACAGAAACCCGTGGTGGAGAGTGGACCTGCTGAATGTGTACAGAATAACAGATGTCACCCTCACCAACAGAGGAGACTGCTGTCCTGAGAGGCTTGATGGCGCTGAGATCCGCATCGGTAACTCATTGGAGAACAACGGCATCAACAACTCCAG ATGTGCCGTCATCTCCCACATCCCAGCAGGAGAGTCCCACACCTTTCAGTGCAATGAGATGGAGGGTCGCTACGTTGTTGTGGTCATCCCTGGCAGGTCGGAATGGCTCACTCTGTGTGAGTTGGAAGTTCATGGTACTCCTGCAG GAAATGTGGCGTTGAATGGAGTGGCCACTCAGTCATCACTGTATGAAAATCGCAACGCTTACGATGCCATCGATGGGAAAAGAAACACACACTATGAATCCTGCACCCACACTCTGAAAGACAGAAACCCGTGGTGGAGAGTGGACCTGCTGAATGTGTACAGAATAACAGATGTCACCCTCACCAACAGAGGAGACTGCTGTCCTGAGAGGCTTGATGGCGCTGAGATCCGCATCGGTAACTCATTGGAGAACAACGGCATCAACAACTCCAG ATGTGCCGTCATCTCCCACATCCCAGCAGGAGAGTCCCACACCTTTCAGTGCAATGAGATGGAGGGTCGCTACGTTGTTGTGGTCATCCCTGGCAGGTCGGAATGGCTCACTCTGTGTGAGTTGGAAGTTCATGGTACTCCTGCAG GAAATGTGGCATTGAATGGACCTGTAGGAAATGTGGCGTTGAATGGAGTGGCCACTCAGTCATCACTGTATGAAAATCGCAACGCTTACGATGCCATCGATGGGAAAAGAAACACACACTATGGATCCTGCACCCACACTCTGAAAGACAGAAACCCGTGGTGGAGAGTGGACCTGCTGAATGTGTACAGAATAACAGATGTCACCCTCACCAACAGAGGAGACTGCTGTCCTGAGAGGCTTGATGGTGCTGAGATCCGCATCGGTAACTCATTGGAGAACAACGGCATCAACAACTCCAG ATGTGCCGTCATCTCCCACATCCCAGCAGGAGAGTCCCACACCTTCCAGTGCAATGAGATGGAGGGTCGCTACGTTGTTGTGGTTATCCCTGGCAGGTCGGAATGGCTCACTCTGTGTGAGTTGGAAGTTCATGGTACTCCTGCAG GGAGACCCTGTCCTGAAGGATGGCAGACATCTGGCTCTAGCTGTTACTACACCACCACCGTGATTAAAACCTGGGAGGAGAGCAGAAAGGACTGCAACGAGAGAGGAGCACACTTGGTGATCATAAACAGCAGAgaggaacag ACATTTATCAATGGATTATACGGACCGGGGAATGAGACCTGGATCGGTCTGACGAACGTTGACACTGAGGGAACCTGGAAATGGGTGGACGACACACCACTGACCACAGC GTATTGGAAGACTGGAAAGCCCAGCAGCTCTTTAGGGGCCGACCAGGACTGTGTggcgtttttccaccattcatcaGACCCAGGGGAGTGGAACAACGAGGAATGTCACAAGTCAACCAACTGGATCTGTGAGATATTTTAA
- the LOC118377339 gene encoding uncharacterized protein LOC118377339 isoform X1 produces MTEDNDSSTMKILDIDDNMYVKPRTRHGFQYSVHFQWWKRSFGVAALCLGLLCILLLAGIIGMCVNYTGQHSRDERDQLQTSNNNLIKERDQLQTSYNNLTKERDQLQTSYNNLTKERDQLQTSYNNLTKERDQLQTSYNNLIKERDQHQRETEKLKIKGNVALNGVATQSSLYKNRNAYDAIDGKRNTHYESCTHTLKDRNPWWRVDLLNVYRITDVTLTNRGDCCPERLDGAEIRIGNSLENNGINNSRCAVISHIPAGESHTFQCNEMEGRYVVVVIPGRSEWLTLCELEVHGTPAGNVALNGPVGNVALNGVATQSSLYENRNAYDAIDGKRNTHYESCTHTLKDRNPWWRVDLLNVYRITDVTLTNRGDCCPERLDGAEIRIGNSLENNGINNSRCAVISHIPAGESHTFQCNEMEGRYVVVVIPGRSEWLTLCELEVHGTPAGNVALNGPVGNVALNGVATQSSLYENRNAYDAIDGKRNTHYESCTHTLKDRNPWWRVDLLNVYRITDVTLTNRGDCCPERLDGAEIRIGNSLENNGINNSRCAVISHIPAGESHTFQCNEMEGRYVVVVIPGRSEWLTLCELEVHGTPAGNVALNGPVGNVALNGVATQSSLYENRNAYDAIDGKRNTHYGSCTHTLKDRNPWWRVDLLNVYRITDVTLTNRGDCCPERLDGAEIRIGNSLENNGINNSRCAVISHIPAGESHTFQCNEMEGRYVVVVIPGRSEWLTLCELEVHGTPAGRPCPEGWQTSGSSCYYTTTVIKTWEESRKDCNERGAHLVIINSREEQTFINGLYGPGNETWIGLTNVDTEGTWKWVDDTPLTTAYWKTGKPSSSLGADQDCVAFFHHSSDPGEWNNEECHKSTNWICEIF; encoded by the exons ATG ACAGAAGACAATGACTCCAGCACAATGAAAATCTTGGATATTGATGACAACATGTATGTCAAGCCCAGAACAAGACATGGCTTTCAATATTCAG TGCATTTTCAGTGGTGGAAGAGATCATTCGGAGTTGCTGCGTTGTGTCTTGGATTGCTGTGTATTCTCCTACTGGCTGGGATCATAGGCATGTGTGTCAACT ACACTGGTCAGCATTCCCGTGATGAAAGAGACCAGCTACAAACCAGTAATAACAACCTgattaaagagagagaccagctacagaccagttataacaacctgactaaagagagagaccagctacagaccagttataacaacctgactaaagagagagaccagctacagaccagttataacaacctgactaaagagagagaccagctacagaccagttataaTAACCTGATTAAAGAAAGAGACCAGCAtcagagggagacagaaaagcTGAAAATCAAAG GAAATGTGGCGTTGAATGGAGTGGCCACTCAGTCATCACTGTATAAAAATCGCAACGCTTACGATGCCATCGATGGGAAAAGAAACACACACTATGAATCCTGCACCCACACTCTGAAAGACAGAAACCCGTGGTGGAGAGTGGACCTGCTGAATGTGTACAGAATAACAGATGTCACCCTCACCAACAGAGGAGACTGCTGTCCTGAGAGGCTTGATGGTGCTGAGATCCGCATCGGTAACTCATTGGAGAACAACGGCATCAACAACTCCAG ATGTGCCGTCATCTCCCACATCCCAGCAGGAGAGTCCCACACCTTTCAGTGCAATGAGATGGAGGGTCGCTACGTTGTTGTGGTCATCCCTGGCAGGTCGGAATGGCTCACTCTGTGTGAGTTGGAAGTTCATGGTACTCCTGCAG GAAATGTGGCGTTGAATGGACCTGTAGGAAATGTGGCGTTGAATGGAGTGGCCACTCAGTCATCACTGTATGAAAATCGCAACGCTTACGATGCCATCGATGGGAAAAGAAACACACACTATGAATCCTGCACCCACACTCTGAAAGACAGAAACCCGTGGTGGAGAGTGGACCTGCTGAATGTGTACAGAATAACAGATGTCACCCTCACCAACAGAGGAGACTGCTGTCCTGAGAGGCTTGATGGCGCTGAGATCCGCATCGGTAACTCATTGGAGAACAACGGCATCAACAACTCCAG ATGTGCCGTCATCTCCCACATCCCAGCAGGAGAGTCCCACACCTTTCAGTGCAATGAGATGGAGGGTCGCTACGTTGTTGTGGTCATCCCTGGCAGGTCGGAATGGCTCACTCTGTGTGAGTTGGAAGTTCATGGTACTCCTGCAG GAAATGTGGCGTTGAATGGACCTGTAGGAAATGTGGCGTTGAATGGAGTGGCCACTCAGTCATCACTGTATGAAAATCGCAACGCTTACGATGCCATCGATGGGAAAAGAAACACACACTATGAATCCTGCACCCACACTCTGAAAGACAGAAACCCGTGGTGGAGAGTGGACCTGCTGAATGTGTACAGAATAACAGATGTCACCCTCACCAACAGAGGAGACTGCTGTCCTGAGAGGCTTGATGGCGCTGAGATCCGCATCGGTAACTCATTGGAGAACAACGGCATCAACAACTCCAG ATGTGCCGTCATCTCCCACATCCCAGCAGGAGAGTCCCACACCTTTCAGTGCAATGAGATGGAGGGTCGCTACGTTGTTGTGGTCATCCCTGGCAGGTCGGAATGGCTCACTCTGTGTGAGTTGGAAGTTCATGGTACTCCTGCAG GAAATGTGGCATTGAATGGACCTGTAGGAAATGTGGCGTTGAATGGAGTGGCCACTCAGTCATCACTGTATGAAAATCGCAACGCTTACGATGCCATCGATGGGAAAAGAAACACACACTATGGATCCTGCACCCACACTCTGAAAGACAGAAACCCGTGGTGGAGAGTGGACCTGCTGAATGTGTACAGAATAACAGATGTCACCCTCACCAACAGAGGAGACTGCTGTCCTGAGAGGCTTGATGGTGCTGAGATCCGCATCGGTAACTCATTGGAGAACAACGGCATCAACAACTCCAG ATGTGCCGTCATCTCCCACATCCCAGCAGGAGAGTCCCACACCTTCCAGTGCAATGAGATGGAGGGTCGCTACGTTGTTGTGGTTATCCCTGGCAGGTCGGAATGGCTCACTCTGTGTGAGTTGGAAGTTCATGGTACTCCTGCAG GGAGACCCTGTCCTGAAGGATGGCAGACATCTGGCTCTAGCTGTTACTACACCACCACCGTGATTAAAACCTGGGAGGAGAGCAGAAAGGACTGCAACGAGAGAGGAGCACACTTGGTGATCATAAACAGCAGAgaggaacag ACATTTATCAATGGATTATACGGACCGGGGAATGAGACCTGGATCGGTCTGACGAACGTTGACACTGAGGGAACCTGGAAATGGGTGGACGACACACCACTGACCACAGC GTATTGGAAGACTGGAAAGCCCAGCAGCTCTTTAGGGGCCGACCAGGACTGTGTggcgtttttccaccattcatcaGACCCAGGGGAGTGGAACAACGAGGAATGTCACAAGTCAACCAACTGGATCTGTGAGATATTTTAA